From a single Chlorocebus sabaeus isolate Y175 chromosome X, mChlSab1.0.hap1, whole genome shotgun sequence genomic region:
- the TIMM17B gene encoding mitochondrial import inner membrane translocase subunit Tim17-B isoform X2: MEEYAREPCPWRIVDDCGGAFTMGVIGGGVFQAIKGFRNAPVGIRHRLRGSTNAVRIRAPQIGGSFAVWGGLFSTIDCGLVRLRGKEDPWNSITSGALTGAVLAARSGPLAMVGSAMMGGILLALIEGVGILLTRYTAQQFRNAPPFLEDPSQLPPKDGTPAPGYPSYQQYH; the protein is encoded by the exons ATGGAGGAGTACGCTCGGGAACCTTG CCCATGGCGAATTGTGGATGATTGCGGTGGAGCCTTCACTATGGGTGTCATCGGTGGTGGAGTCTTCCAGGCCATCAAGGGTTTCCGCAATGCCCCTGTT gGAATTCGGCACCGGTTGAGAGGTAGTACCAACGCTGTGAGGATCCGAGCCCCCCAGATTGGAG GTAGCTTCGCAGTGTGGGGGGGCCTGTTCTCCACCATCGATTGTGGCCTGGTGCGGCTTCGGGGCAAGGAGGATCCCTGGAACTCTATCACCAGTGGAGCATTGACTGGGGCTGTACTGGCTGCCCGCA GTGGACCCCTGGCCATGGTGGGCTCAGCGATGATGGGGGGCATCCTGTTGGCCCTCATTGAGGGTGTTGGCATCCTCCTCACTCGCTACACGGCCCAGCAGTTCCGAAATG CGCCCCCATTCCTGGAGGACCCCAGTCAGCTGCCCCCTAAGGATGGCACCCCAGCCCCAGGCTATCCCAGCTATCAGCAGTACCACTGA
- the TIMM17B gene encoding mitochondrial import inner membrane translocase subunit Tim17-B isoform X3, translated as MEEYAREPCPWRIVDDCGGAFTMGVIGGGVFQAIKGFRNAPVCRLLSEAPLFTYPCSRSVSPTVNVSSERAGSRSTLFMAVSLHMAWCLAHIGIRHRLRGSTNAVRIRAPQIGGSFAVWGGLFSTIDCGLVRLRGKEDPWNSITSGALTGAVLAARSGPLAMVGSAMMGGILLALIEGVGILLTRYTAQQFRNAPPFLEDPSQLPPKDGTPAPGYPSYQQYH; from the exons ATGGAGGAGTACGCTCGGGAACCTTG CCCATGGCGAATTGTGGATGATTGCGGTGGAGCCTTCACTATGGGTGTCATCGGTGGTGGAGTCTTCCAGGCCATCAAGGGTTTCCGCAATGCCCCTGTT TGCAGATTGCTGTCTGAAGCCCCCTTGTTTACTTATCCTTGCTCAAGGTCTGTGTCTCCCACTGTTAATGTGAGCTCTGAGAGGGCAGGGAGCAGATCTACCTTGTTCATGGCTGTATCCCTGCATATGGCATGGTGCTTGGCACATATA gGAATTCGGCACCGGTTGAGAGGTAGTACCAACGCTGTGAGGATCCGAGCCCCCCAGATTGGAG GTAGCTTCGCAGTGTGGGGGGGCCTGTTCTCCACCATCGATTGTGGCCTGGTGCGGCTTCGGGGCAAGGAGGATCCCTGGAACTCTATCACCAGTGGAGCATTGACTGGGGCTGTACTGGCTGCCCGCA GTGGACCCCTGGCCATGGTGGGCTCAGCGATGATGGGGGGCATCCTGTTGGCCCTCATTGAGGGTGTTGGCATCCTCCTCACTCGCTACACGGCCCAGCAGTTCCGAAATG CGCCCCCATTCCTGGAGGACCCCAGTCAGCTGCCCCCTAAGGATGGCACCCCAGCCCCAGGCTATCCCAGCTATCAGCAGTACCACTGA
- the TIMM17B gene encoding mitochondrial import inner membrane translocase subunit Tim17-B isoform X1, with the protein MGTGIRTVAATPRPAVGVGRGRHRPHRPMYQTQGTLNVSPATPTRFLSLGLRYEGPQPSPLRSPWRIVDDCGGAFTMGVIGGGVFQAIKGFRNAPVGIRHRLRGSTNAVRIRAPQIGGSFAVWGGLFSTIDCGLVRLRGKEDPWNSITSGALTGAVLAARSGPLAMVGSAMMGGILLALIEGVGILLTRYTAQQFRNAPPFLEDPSQLPPKDGTPAPGYPSYQQYH; encoded by the exons ATGGGCACTGGCATCCGGACTGTTGCTGCGACGCCAAGGCCAGCCGTGGGGGTCGGGCGGGGGAGGCACCGGCCGCACAGACCCATGTACCAGACTCAGGGGACTCTTAACGTATCTCCCGCTACCCCTACTCGGTTCCTGTCACTCGGGCTCCGTTATGAGGGGCCACAACCGTCTCCCCTCAGAAG CCCATGGCGAATTGTGGATGATTGCGGTGGAGCCTTCACTATGGGTGTCATCGGTGGTGGAGTCTTCCAGGCCATCAAGGGTTTCCGCAATGCCCCTGTT gGAATTCGGCACCGGTTGAGAGGTAGTACCAACGCTGTGAGGATCCGAGCCCCCCAGATTGGAG GTAGCTTCGCAGTGTGGGGGGGCCTGTTCTCCACCATCGATTGTGGCCTGGTGCGGCTTCGGGGCAAGGAGGATCCCTGGAACTCTATCACCAGTGGAGCATTGACTGGGGCTGTACTGGCTGCCCGCA GTGGACCCCTGGCCATGGTGGGCTCAGCGATGATGGGGGGCATCCTGTTGGCCCTCATTGAGGGTGTTGGCATCCTCCTCACTCGCTACACGGCCCAGCAGTTCCGAAATG CGCCCCCATTCCTGGAGGACCCCAGTCAGCTGCCCCCTAAGGATGGCACCCCAGCCCCAGGCTATCCCAGCTATCAGCAGTACCACTGA